From one Streptomyces sp. N50 genomic stretch:
- a CDS encoding SGM_5486 family transporter-associated protein — MPVLDPNPQNGQRKMLIVFGSFFAIFIVIAIIATIASP, encoded by the coding sequence ATGCCAGTGCTCGATCCGAACCCTCAGAACGGCCAGCGGAAGATGCTCATCGTCTTCGGCTCGTTCTTCGCCATCTTCATCGTCATCGCCATCATCGCGACGATCGCGTCGCCGTGA
- the serB gene encoding phosphoserine phosphatase SerB encodes MSASQTSDVPTLLVKIFGKDRPGITAGLFDTLAAYSVDVVDIEQVVTRGRMVLCALVTPPPAGLEGDLRATVHSWAESMKMQAEIISGLGDNRPRGLGRSLVTVLGHPLTAESTAAIAARITKAGGNIDRIFRLAKYPVTAVEFAVSGVETEPLRTALVTHAATFGVDIAVVAAGLHRRAQRLVVMDVDSTLIQDEVIELFAAHAGCEDEVAEVTAAAMRGELDFEQSLHARVALLEGLDASVVDKVRSEVRLTPGARTLIRTLKRLGYQVGVVSGGFTQVTDDLKDRLGLDFAQANTLEIVDGKLTGKVTGEIVDRAGKARLLRRFAAEAGVPLAQTVAIGDGANDLDMLNAAGLGVAFNAKPVVRQAAHTAVNVPFLDTVLYLLGVTREEVEAADTHDED; translated from the coding sequence ATGAGCGCTTCGCAGACCTCTGACGTCCCCACTCTCCTCGTCAAGATCTTCGGCAAGGACAGGCCGGGCATCACGGCCGGACTCTTCGACACCCTCGCCGCCTACTCCGTCGACGTGGTCGACATCGAGCAGGTCGTCACGCGTGGCCGGATGGTGCTGTGCGCACTCGTGACGCCGCCGCCCGCCGGGCTCGAAGGGGATCTGCGGGCCACCGTGCACAGCTGGGCCGAGTCGATGAAGATGCAGGCCGAGATCATCTCCGGCCTCGGCGACAACCGCCCGCGTGGGCTGGGGCGTTCGCTGGTGACCGTGCTCGGTCACCCGCTGACCGCGGAGTCCACCGCCGCGATCGCCGCCCGTATCACCAAGGCCGGCGGCAACATCGACCGTATCTTCCGGCTCGCCAAGTACCCCGTGACAGCAGTCGAGTTCGCGGTGTCCGGTGTGGAGACCGAGCCCCTGCGCACCGCCCTCGTCACGCACGCGGCGACGTTCGGCGTCGACATCGCCGTCGTGGCGGCGGGGCTGCACCGGCGGGCCCAGCGGCTCGTCGTCATGGATGTCGACTCCACGCTCATCCAGGACGAGGTCATCGAACTCTTCGCCGCGCACGCCGGCTGCGAGGACGAGGTCGCCGAGGTCACCGCCGCCGCGATGCGCGGGGAGCTGGACTTCGAGCAGTCGCTGCACGCGCGCGTGGCCCTGCTCGAAGGGCTTGACGCCTCGGTCGTCGACAAGGTGCGCAGCGAGGTGCGCCTGACGCCGGGCGCCCGCACCCTCATCCGTACGCTCAAGCGGCTCGGCTACCAAGTCGGCGTCGTGTCAGGCGGGTTCACCCAGGTCACCGACGACCTCAAGGACCGGCTCGGGCTCGACTTCGCCCAGGCCAACACGCTGGAGATCGTCGACGGCAAGCTGACCGGCAAGGTCACCGGCGAGATCGTCGACCGCGCGGGCAAGGCACGGCTCCTGCGCCGGTTCGCCGCCGAGGCCGGCGTACCGCTCGCGCAGACCGTGGCGATCGGCGACGGCGCCAACGACCTGGACATGCTCAACGCGGCCGGTCTCGGAGTCGCCTTCAACGCCAAGCCGGTCGTACGGCAGGCCGCGCACACCGCGGTGAACGTGCCGTTCCTCGACACCGTGCTGTATCTGCTGGGCGTCACCCGCGAAGAGGTCGAGGCCGCGGACACCCACGACGAGGACTGA
- a CDS encoding TldD/PmbA family protein, with protein MPHSIDEAFTALPLRALADAALARARALGAEHADFRFERVRSASWRLRDARPAGTSDTTDLGYAVRVVHGGTWGFASGVDLSLDAAAKVASQAVAMAKLSAQVIKAAGSDERVELAAEPVHEERTWISSYEIDPFSVPDEEKAGLLADWSARLLAADGVNHVDASLLTVHENKFYADTAGTVTTQQRVRLHPQLNAVSVDESSGEFDSMRTIAPPVGRGWEYLTGTGWDWDEELARIPELLAEKMRAPSVEAGLYDLVVDPSNLWLTIHESIGHATELDRALGYEAAYAGTSFATFDKLNKLKYGSERMNVTGDRTAEHGLATIGYDDEGVEGQSWDLVKDGTLVGYQLDRRIAKLTGFERSNGCAYADSPGHVPVQRMANVSLQPDPAGLSTEDLIGGVDRGIYVVGDRSWSIDMQRYNFQFTGQRFFKIENGRITGQLRDVAYQATTTDFWGSMAAVGGPQTYVLGGAFNCGKAQPGQVASVSHGCPSALFTGVNILNTTQEAGR; from the coding sequence GTGCCCCATTCCATCGACGAAGCCTTCACGGCACTTCCGCTACGCGCCTTGGCCGACGCCGCGCTGGCACGCGCGCGTGCGCTCGGCGCCGAGCACGCGGACTTCCGGTTCGAGCGGGTGCGCAGCGCGTCCTGGCGGCTGCGGGACGCCCGCCCGGCCGGTACGTCGGACACCACCGACCTCGGGTACGCGGTGCGGGTCGTGCACGGCGGCACCTGGGGGTTCGCGTCAGGCGTGGACCTGAGCCTGGACGCCGCCGCCAAGGTCGCCTCCCAGGCGGTGGCGATGGCGAAGCTCTCCGCCCAGGTGATCAAGGCTGCCGGGTCGGACGAGCGGGTCGAACTGGCCGCCGAGCCCGTGCACGAGGAGCGGACGTGGATCTCGTCGTACGAGATCGATCCCTTCTCGGTGCCCGACGAGGAGAAGGCGGGGCTGCTGGCGGACTGGAGCGCCCGGCTGCTGGCGGCGGACGGCGTCAACCACGTGGATGCGTCGCTGCTCACGGTGCACGAGAACAAGTTCTACGCCGACACCGCCGGGACGGTGACCACACAGCAACGGGTCCGGCTGCACCCGCAGTTGAACGCGGTGTCGGTCGACGAGTCGAGCGGTGAGTTCGACTCCATGCGCACCATCGCGCCGCCCGTGGGCCGCGGCTGGGAGTACCTCACGGGCACCGGCTGGGACTGGGACGAGGAACTCGCGCGGATCCCCGAGCTGCTCGCCGAGAAGATGCGGGCGCCGAGCGTCGAGGCGGGCCTGTACGACCTCGTCGTAGACCCGTCCAACCTCTGGCTGACGATCCACGAGTCCATCGGCCACGCCACCGAACTGGACCGCGCGCTCGGCTACGAGGCGGCCTACGCCGGCACGTCCTTCGCGACCTTCGACAAGCTCAACAAGCTCAAGTACGGCTCCGAGCGGATGAACGTCACCGGCGACCGCACCGCCGAGCACGGCCTCGCGACCATCGGCTACGACGACGAGGGCGTCGAGGGCCAGTCCTGGGACCTCGTCAAGGACGGCACCCTGGTCGGCTACCAACTCGACCGGCGCATCGCCAAGTTGACCGGCTTCGAGCGTTCCAACGGCTGCGCCTACGCCGACTCCCCCGGCCATGTGCCGGTACAGCGCATGGCCAACGTGTCGCTCCAGCCGGACCCCGCGGGGCTGTCCACGGAGGATCTGATCGGCGGGGTCGACCGCGGGATCTACGTGGTCGGCGACCGGTCGTGGTCGATCGACATGCAGCGCTACAACTTCCAGTTCACCGGGCAGCGGTTCTTCAAGATCGAGAACGGGCGGATCACCGGACAGCTGCGGGACGTCGCGTACCAGGCGACGACCACCGACTTCTGGGGGTCCATGGCGGCCGTCGGCGGTCCGCAGACCTACGTCCTGGGCGGCGCCTTCAACTGCGGCAAGGCCCAGCCGGGCCAGGTCGCCTCGGTGTCGCACGGCTGCCCGTCGGCCCTCTTCACGGGCGTCAACATCCTCAACACGACCCAGGAGGCCGGTCGATGA
- a CDS encoding SixA phosphatase family protein — MSVAEPRRIVLFRHAKADWPQVTDHERPLAERGRLDAATAGSRLADTGIPFDLALCSTAVRTRETWKLAVHELAHRPKTVYEERLYEASPGELIAVLNETPDDARNVILVGHNPSVQGLAEILPGAETGTGSGADAGAGSAEAREWLKQRGFAAAGFAVLSFTGSWKSLEPGVATLDDYWAPSE, encoded by the coding sequence ATGAGCGTCGCAGAACCCCGCAGGATCGTCCTCTTCCGGCATGCGAAAGCCGACTGGCCCCAGGTGACCGATCACGAGCGGCCGCTCGCTGAGCGGGGCCGCCTGGACGCGGCCACCGCCGGAAGCAGGCTGGCCGACACCGGCATCCCCTTCGATCTGGCCCTCTGCTCCACCGCGGTCCGGACCCGGGAGACCTGGAAGCTCGCCGTCCACGAACTCGCGCACCGGCCGAAAACCGTCTACGAGGAGCGGCTCTACGAGGCCTCTCCCGGCGAGCTGATCGCGGTGCTGAACGAGACGCCGGACGACGCGCGGAACGTGATCCTCGTCGGCCACAACCCGAGCGTGCAGGGTCTGGCCGAGATCCTCCCCGGAGCGGAGACCGGTACGGGCAGCGGAGCGGACGCCGGTGCGGGCAGCGCCGAGGCTCGCGAATGGCTGAAGCAGCGTGGGTTCGCGGCCGCCGGTTTCGCCGTGCTGTCCTTCACCGGTTCCTGGAAGTCGCTGGAGCCGGGTGTGGCCACGCTGGACGACTACTGGGCGCCGTCCGAGTAA
- the fabI gene encoding enoyl-ACP reductase FabI, translating into MSGILEGKRVLISGVLLESSIAFHAAKQAQEQGAEIILTAFPRPTLTERIAKKLPKPTKVIELDVTNSEHLARVADVVGEELGGLDGVVHSIGFAPADALGGNFLNTPFESVATAMHVSAFSLKSLTMACLPLMQNGGSVVGLTFDASFAWPQYDWMGPAKAALEATSRYLARDLGKQNIRCNLVSAGPLGSMAAKSIPGFSELASVWDNRSPLEWDLNDPEPAGKAIVALLSDWFPKTTGEIVHVDGGLHAIGA; encoded by the coding sequence ATGAGCGGAATTCTCGAGGGCAAGCGCGTCCTGATCTCCGGTGTGCTGCTGGAGTCCTCCATCGCCTTCCACGCCGCCAAGCAGGCCCAGGAGCAGGGCGCGGAGATCATCCTGACCGCGTTCCCGCGGCCCACGCTGACCGAGCGCATCGCCAAGAAGCTGCCCAAGCCCACCAAGGTCATCGAGCTCGACGTGACGAACAGCGAGCACCTCGCGCGTGTCGCCGACGTCGTGGGCGAGGAGCTGGGCGGCCTGGACGGTGTCGTGCACTCCATCGGGTTCGCGCCCGCGGACGCGCTCGGCGGCAACTTCCTGAACACGCCGTTCGAGTCCGTCGCCACGGCGATGCACGTCTCGGCGTTCTCCCTGAAGTCGCTGACCATGGCCTGCCTGCCGCTGATGCAGAACGGCGGCTCGGTCGTCGGCCTCACCTTCGACGCGTCCTTCGCGTGGCCGCAGTACGACTGGATGGGCCCGGCGAAGGCCGCCCTGGAGGCCACCAGCCGCTACCTCGCCCGCGACCTGGGCAAGCAGAACATCCGCTGCAACCTCGTCTCCGCGGGCCCGCTCGGCTCGATGGCCGCCAAGTCCATCCCGGGCTTCAGCGAGCTGGCCTCCGTGTGGGACAACCGCTCCCCCCTGGAGTGGGACCTGAACGACCCGGAGCCGGCCGGCAAGGCCATCGTCGCCCTGCTGAGCGACTGGTTCCCGAAGACCACCGGCGAGATCGTCCACGTGGACGGCGGCCTGCACGCCATCGGAGCCTGA
- a CDS encoding CynX/NimT family MFS transporter, which yields MASEETRTLKSTTNVSNSAPADSPESTGATPTRAWIKRLFAVGIVLAALNLRPAITSLGALLEEVRDGLGMSGSVAGLLTSVPPLCFALFGVMAPRLARRFGPAAVVCAGMVLITAGLLVRPYIGGTTGFLVGSALALMGIAVSNVLMPVIVKRWFPDRVGSMTGLYSMALALGTASAAAVTVPITDALGGSWRSGLAVWAALAAAAVLPWIALVRHREASSGPEAAGERSSRAREGEQAQPVLRITRSRTAWALAVFFGLQATAAYITMGWMAQIFRDAGVSAGTAGLLLAVTMVMGVPLAFVIPRLATRLPRQGPIVIALGVCGLVGYAGLYLAPAGGAWAWAVLLGIANCSFPLALTMVGMRARTGAGVAQLSAFAQSTGYLISIPGPLLVGVLYQHSGGWGLPIALMAGLMVPQMAVGVLAGRNRTVEDEAAR from the coding sequence ATGGCAAGCGAGGAAACCCGGACACTGAAGTCCACGACGAACGTCAGCAACTCCGCTCCGGCCGACTCCCCGGAGTCCACCGGAGCCACCCCCACGCGCGCGTGGATCAAACGTCTGTTCGCCGTCGGCATCGTGCTCGCCGCGCTGAACCTCCGCCCCGCCATCACCAGCCTCGGCGCCCTCCTCGAAGAGGTCCGCGACGGGCTCGGCATGAGCGGCAGCGTCGCCGGACTGCTCACCTCCGTACCCCCACTCTGCTTCGCCCTCTTCGGCGTCATGGCCCCGCGCCTGGCCCGCCGCTTCGGCCCCGCCGCGGTGGTCTGCGCGGGCATGGTCCTCATCACCGCGGGCCTGCTCGTACGGCCCTACATAGGCGGCACGACCGGCTTCCTGGTCGGCAGCGCGCTCGCGCTCATGGGCATCGCGGTCAGCAACGTCCTGATGCCGGTGATCGTCAAGCGCTGGTTCCCCGACCGGGTCGGCTCGATGACCGGCCTGTACTCGATGGCCCTGGCCCTCGGCACGGCCTCCGCCGCCGCGGTCACCGTGCCCATCACCGATGCCCTGGGCGGCAGTTGGCGCTCCGGCCTCGCCGTGTGGGCGGCGCTGGCCGCCGCGGCCGTACTGCCGTGGATCGCTCTCGTACGACACCGGGAGGCGTCCTCCGGACCGGAGGCAGCCGGGGAGCGGTCGTCCCGCGCGCGGGAGGGCGAGCAGGCTCAGCCCGTGCTGCGGATCACCCGTAGCCGTACCGCGTGGGCGCTCGCCGTGTTCTTCGGGCTCCAGGCCACCGCCGCGTACATCACGATGGGGTGGATGGCGCAGATCTTCCGGGACGCGGGGGTCTCCGCGGGCACCGCAGGACTGCTCCTCGCCGTCACGATGGTGATGGGCGTGCCCCTGGCCTTCGTCATCCCGCGGCTGGCCACCCGGCTGCCCCGGCAGGGCCCGATCGTGATCGCCCTCGGCGTCTGCGGCCTCGTCGGATACGCGGGCCTGTACCTCGCGCCGGCCGGCGGTGCGTGGGCCTGGGCGGTACTGCTCGGCATCGCCAACTGCTCCTTCCCGCTGGCCCTGACGATGGTCGGGATGCGGGCCAGGACCGGTGCGGGCGTCGCCCAGCTGTCGGCCTTCGCGCAGAGCACCGGGTATCTGATCTCCATCCCGGGGCCGCTCCTGGTCGGTGTGCTCTACCAGCACAGCGGCGGCTGGGGGCTGCCGATCGCCCTCATGGCCGGCCTGATGGTCCCGCAGATGGCCGTGGGCGTCCTCGCCGGCCGCAACCGTACGGTGGAGGACGAGGCGGCCCGCTGA
- a CDS encoding metallopeptidase TldD-related protein, whose protein sequence is MSPRTNKPHEIVERALELSRADGCVVIADEQSTANLRWAGNALTTNGVTRGRTLTVIATVDGKEGTASGVVSRSAVTPEELEPLVRAAEAAARGAAPAEDAQPLVTDVPQSPDFTDGPAETSSSVFTDFAPALGESFARARAGGRELYGFANHELVTSYLGTSTGLRLRHDQPNGTLELNAKSPDRTRSAWAGRSTRDFKDVDPAALDAELAVRLGWAERKIQLPAGRYETLLPPTAVADLLIYQMWSASGRDAVEGRTVFSKPGGGTRVGERLTELPLTLRSDPNEPGLESAPFVLAHTSGGDQSVFDNGLPLTATDWVREGELQHLLTSRHSAGLTGLPVAPSIDNLILSGGEDRSLEEMVANTERGLLLTCLWYIREVDPATLLLTGLTRDGVYLVENGEVAGEVNNFRFNESPVDLLGRATEAGRTEKTLPREWSDWFTRAAMPALRVPDFNMSSVSQGV, encoded by the coding sequence ATGAGTCCTCGTACGAACAAGCCGCACGAGATCGTCGAGCGCGCCCTCGAACTGTCCCGGGCCGACGGCTGTGTCGTCATCGCCGACGAGCAGTCGACCGCCAACCTCCGCTGGGCGGGCAACGCGCTGACCACGAACGGCGTCACGCGCGGGCGCACGCTCACCGTCATCGCGACCGTCGACGGCAAGGAGGGCACGGCCTCGGGGGTCGTGTCCCGGTCGGCCGTCACCCCGGAAGAGCTGGAGCCGCTGGTGCGGGCCGCCGAGGCCGCCGCGCGCGGTGCCGCGCCCGCCGAGGACGCGCAGCCGCTCGTCACGGACGTACCCCAGTCGCCCGACTTCACGGACGGGCCCGCCGAGACCTCCTCCTCCGTGTTCACCGACTTCGCGCCGGCGCTCGGCGAATCGTTCGCACGCGCGCGTGCGGGCGGTCGCGAGCTGTACGGCTTCGCCAACCACGAGCTGGTCACCAGCTACCTGGGTACGTCGACGGGCCTGCGTCTGCGCCACGACCAGCCGAACGGGACGCTGGAGCTGAACGCCAAGTCCCCGGACCGTACGCGCTCGGCGTGGGCCGGCCGCTCGACCCGGGACTTCAAGGACGTCGACCCGGCAGCCCTGGACGCCGAGTTGGCCGTACGGCTGGGCTGGGCGGAGCGGAAGATCCAGCTGCCCGCGGGCCGGTACGAGACGCTGCTGCCGCCGACCGCGGTCGCGGACCTGCTGATCTACCAGATGTGGTCGGCGTCGGGGCGGGACGCGGTCGAGGGCCGCACGGTGTTCTCCAAGCCGGGCGGCGGCACGCGCGTGGGCGAGCGGCTCACCGAGCTGCCGCTGACCCTGCGCAGCGACCCGAACGAACCGGGCCTGGAATCCGCCCCGTTCGTGCTCGCGCACACCTCCGGGGGCGACCAGTCGGTGTTCGACAACGGGCTGCCGCTGACCGCCACCGACTGGGTGCGCGAGGGCGAGCTCCAGCACCTGCTGACCAGCCGGCACAGCGCGGGCCTGACCGGGCTGCCGGTGGCGCCGTCGATCGACAACCTGATCCTGAGCGGGGGCGAGGACCGCTCCCTGGAGGAGATGGTCGCGAACACCGAGCGCGGGCTGCTGCTGACCTGCCTCTGGTACATCCGCGAGGTCGACCCGGCGACACTACTGCTCACCGGGCTGACCCGGGACGGCGTCTACCTCGTGGAGAACGGCGAGGTGGCGGGCGAGGTGAACAACTTCCGGTTCAACGAGTCACCTGTGGATCTGCTGGGGCGGGCGACCGAGGCGGGGCGGACGGAAAAGACGCTGCCGAGGGAATGGAGCGACTGGTTCACTAGGGCTGCGATGCCCGCGCTGCGGGTGCCCGACTTCAATATGAGCTCTGTCAGTCAGGGCGTATAA
- a CDS encoding FadR/GntR family transcriptional regulator — protein sequence MPLSHPRRSALSEQVIASLRNQITSGEWPVGSRIPTEPELVEQLGVARNTVREAVRALAHNGLLDIRQGSGTYVVATSELAGVMHRRFADADPRHIAELRSTLESSAAQLAAERRTEKDLKQLDALLVRREEAWASGDTEAFVTADATLHMAVVAASHNDVMTAMYADLGEVLREWLRADVGEALTPETYMDHTRLVDAIRAGDAQAAAVEAAGYPFVCRPGRLGSPAQDTSEELNSPASGG from the coding sequence ATGCCCCTGAGCCATCCCCGTCGTTCGGCGCTGTCCGAGCAGGTCATCGCCTCACTGCGGAACCAGATCACCTCGGGCGAGTGGCCGGTCGGCTCCCGGATCCCGACCGAGCCGGAGCTGGTCGAGCAGCTCGGGGTCGCCCGCAACACGGTCCGCGAGGCCGTCCGCGCGCTCGCGCACAACGGCCTGCTGGACATCCGTCAGGGTTCCGGCACGTACGTCGTGGCGACGAGCGAGCTGGCGGGCGTGATGCACCGCCGCTTCGCGGACGCCGACCCCCGGCACATCGCCGAACTGCGCTCCACGCTGGAGTCGTCGGCGGCGCAGCTGGCGGCCGAGCGGCGCACCGAGAAGGACCTCAAGCAGCTGGACGCCCTCCTCGTACGCCGGGAGGAGGCCTGGGCATCGGGCGACACGGAGGCCTTCGTGACGGCCGACGCGACCCTGCACATGGCCGTGGTGGCGGCCTCCCACAACGACGTCATGACGGCGATGTACGCCGACCTGGGCGAGGTGCTGCGGGAGTGGCTGCGCGCGGACGTCGGCGAGGCGCTGACTCCGGAGACGTACATGGACCACACGCGGCTGGTGGACGCGATCCGCGCGGGTGACGCGCAGGCGGCAGCGGTGGAGGCCGCCGGCTATCCGTTCGTGTGCCGCCCGGGGAGGCTCGGCTCGCCCGCTCAGGACACTTCGGAAGAACTCAACTCGCCCGCTTCTGGTGGCTGA
- the fabG gene encoding 3-oxoacyl-[acyl-carrier-protein] reductase, with protein MSRSVLVTGGNRGIGLAIARAFADAGDKVAITYRSGEPPAGFLAVKCDITDTEQVEQAYKEIEATHGPVEVLIANAGVTKDQLLMRMSEEDFTSVIDTNLTGTFRVVKRANRAMLRTKKGRVILISSVVGLMGGPGQANYAASKAALVGFARSLARELGSRNITFNVVAPGFVDTDMTKVLTDEQREGIVKQVPLGRYAQPEEVAATVRFLASDDASYITGAVIPVDGGLGMGH; from the coding sequence TTGAGCCGCTCGGTTCTCGTCACCGGAGGCAACCGGGGCATCGGCCTCGCCATCGCCCGTGCGTTCGCCGACGCCGGCGACAAGGTCGCCATCACGTACCGCTCGGGAGAGCCGCCGGCCGGCTTCCTCGCGGTGAAGTGCGACATCACCGACACCGAGCAGGTGGAGCAGGCCTACAAGGAGATCGAGGCCACGCACGGCCCGGTCGAGGTCCTGATCGCCAACGCCGGTGTCACCAAGGACCAGCTCCTGATGCGCATGTCCGAGGAGGACTTCACCTCGGTCATCGACACGAACCTCACCGGCACCTTCCGCGTCGTCAAGCGCGCCAACCGCGCGATGCTGCGCACCAAGAAGGGCCGCGTCATCCTGATCTCGTCGGTCGTCGGCCTGATGGGCGGCCCCGGCCAGGCGAACTACGCCGCCTCCAAGGCCGCCCTGGTCGGCTTCGCGCGCTCCCTCGCCCGTGAGCTGGGCTCGCGCAACATCACCTTCAACGTCGTCGCGCCCGGCTTCGTCGACACCGACATGACCAAGGTGCTCACCGACGAGCAGCGCGAGGGCATCGTCAAGCAGGTGCCGCTCGGCCGTTACGCGCAGCCCGAGGAGGTCGCCGCGACGGTGCGGTTCCTCGCCTCGGACGACGCCTCGTACATCACTGGAGCCGTCATCCCCGTAGACGGCGGACTGGGAATGGGTCACTGA
- a CDS encoding streptophobe family protein → MSSATSVRTANYDTRVPWTDVLLSAIAAVSWALIGMAGTAALGLHLLGADATGSLGPMTAAVVALGAGGSVTPTGDVSAFGLTGAQATTAVTITPLGVSLVGALLLSYFFLRSLRAAGVVIAPAELLARAGSVIALFVAMLGGLAWAGHDVITIDGSKLGLDKLTGGGGGNGGGVSIPGLGDIGDIGGLLPGKISDLVKAKAAVGFTVDTAPTLLGGLGWSAGILLIALLASRRTPLPRGWEAVHRVVRPAASALVTVLLVAVAAGLAAAAYAAIGDDHPKRIAGAALLGAPNGVWLGIPIGLFVPWDGKATGELAKLLPHPLDQLLSVKSDQPVTLGRLAELDGRVWLLGVAAALMMLLAGVLTAVRTPVGVSGAGGRGGAGSGNPGALGFAGRCAVRLGIVTALTLPLLAWLTDVSVDASLSVLGFDAFGAGIELHGHLGMALVLGAVWGAGAGGVGGLLAYATGAAGRQASRLARGDLGAAGRDPGARSGTGSGPGSGSGSDAWVPGQPGYPDHAQAAGGAGQAGHPESAGDPGPYVPSSPYRAPNPATNPYLQLPDELRQPEDGRPSPRGGAWPGGESPGQGGGAGPGRAGSGGAGPGGSGTGDAGAGGGAWSGGPRWSPDAGSPQEGVWPPGAGSPRGGDRPPAGGSRPGGTPQPPRNAGQFGAGPGPGAVRAGGVGPYSGSSQPPGVVPPDDGTRPHDGPQSPGIPPPPADMYGAPTMAQSYEPPSRSRRRRPGAGSRDWPEDDSDGGQQPPPPPPPPAPPPPGKPKGRR, encoded by the coding sequence CTCGGCCTGCACCTGCTGGGCGCCGACGCGACGGGCTCGCTCGGCCCGATGACCGCGGCGGTGGTGGCCCTCGGAGCGGGCGGTTCGGTCACCCCGACCGGCGACGTCTCCGCCTTCGGCCTGACCGGCGCCCAGGCGACCACAGCCGTCACGATCACCCCCCTGGGCGTGAGCCTGGTGGGCGCCCTCCTGCTGTCGTACTTCTTTCTACGGTCCTTGCGGGCGGCCGGAGTTGTGATCGCCCCGGCCGAACTCCTCGCGCGCGCGGGCTCGGTGATCGCGCTCTTCGTGGCGATGCTGGGTGGGCTGGCGTGGGCGGGCCATGACGTCATCACCATCGACGGAAGCAAGTTGGGCCTGGACAAGCTGACGGGTGGCGGGGGCGGGAACGGCGGCGGGGTGAGCATCCCCGGCCTCGGCGACATCGGTGACATCGGCGGGCTGCTCCCGGGCAAGATCAGCGACCTGGTCAAGGCGAAGGCGGCGGTGGGCTTCACGGTCGACACGGCGCCGACGCTGCTGGGCGGCCTGGGCTGGTCGGCGGGCATATTGCTGATCGCCCTGCTGGCATCCCGCCGAACTCCTTTGCCGCGCGGTTGGGAGGCGGTCCACCGTGTCGTACGCCCGGCCGCGTCCGCCCTCGTCACGGTCCTGCTGGTCGCGGTGGCGGCGGGCCTCGCGGCGGCGGCGTACGCGGCGATCGGCGACGACCACCCGAAACGCATCGCGGGCGCGGCGTTGCTGGGCGCCCCCAACGGAGTCTGGCTCGGCATCCCGATCGGCCTCTTCGTCCCCTGGGACGGCAAGGCGACGGGCGAACTGGCGAAGCTTCTCCCCCACCCCCTGGACCAACTCCTGAGCGTCAAGTCCGATCAGCCTGTGACGTTGGGACGACTGGCCGAACTGGACGGCCGGGTTTGGTTGTTGGGGGTCGCGGCGGCGCTGATGATGTTGCTGGCGGGGGTGTTGACGGCGGTACGGACGCCTGTGGGGGTGAGTGGTGCCGGTGGCCGTGGCGGTGCGGGCTCAGGGAACCCGGGGGCTCTCGGTTTTGCCGGGCGGTGTGCCGTACGGCTCGGGATCGTGACCGCACTGACGTTGCCGTTGCTGGCCTGGCTGACGGACGTGTCGGTGGATGCGTCGCTGTCGGTGCTGGGGTTCGACGCGTTCGGCGCGGGGATCGAGTTGCACGGACATCTGGGCATGGCGTTGGTGCTGGGTGCGGTGTGGGGTGCGGGGGCGGGGGGCGTCGGGGGGCTCCTCGCGTATGCGACCGGGGCTGCGGGGAGGCAGGCTTCGCGGTTGGCACGGGGTGACTTGGGGGCGGCGGGTCGGGATCCGGGGGCGAGGTCGGGGACGGGTTCAGGGCCCGGTTCAGGGTCGGGGTCGGATGCCTGGGTGCCGGGGCAGCCGGGGTATCCGGACCATGCGCAGGCTGCGGGAGGTGCGGGACAAGCAGGGCACCCGGAGAGCGCCGGGGACCCGGGTCCCTACGTGCCGAGTTCGCCGTACCGCGCCCCTAATCCTGCGACCAACCCGTATCTGCAACTGCCGGATGAGCTACGGCAACCGGAGGACGGCCGGCCTTCACCGCGTGGTGGGGCTTGGCCTGGTGGGGAGTCGCCGGGGCAAGGGGGTGGGGCGGGTCCTGGGAGGGCGGGGTCTGGTGGGGCGGGGCCGGGTGGTTCCGGGACTGGTGATGCAGGGGCGGGTGGTGGGGCTTGGTCCGGTGGACCTCGGTGGTCGCCGGATGCGGGCTCGCCTCAGGAAGGTGTGTGGCCGCCGGGTGCGGGGTCACCTCGGGGAGGCGATCGGCCGCCTGCCGGAGGATCACGGCCCGGCGGCACCCCTCAACCTCCGCGAAACGCAGGGCAGTTCGGGGCCGGTCCAGGGCCCGGGGCCGTAAGGGCCGGTGGAGTCGGTCCGTACTCCGGGAGCTCCCAGCCGCCTGGAGTTGTGCCGCCGGACGACGGCACTCGCCCTCACGACGGACCGCAGTCGCCCGGTATCCCTCCGCCGCCCGCCGACATGTACGGCGCTCCGACCATGGCCCAGTCCTACGAGCCGCCGTCCCGATCGCGTCGGCGTCGGCCCGGGGCAGGTTCGCGGGACTGGCCGGAGGACGACTCGGACGGTGGGCAGCAACCACCGCCTCCTCCCCCGCCACCGGCGCCGCCCCCTCCGGGGAAGCCCAAGGGCCGCCGGTGA